The Miltoncostaea oceani genome includes a region encoding these proteins:
- a CDS encoding DUF1801 domain-containing protein has translation MGTDGQASGAAASELIDGRIRELEGWRGETLARMRSLVLAADPAMVESWKWKGTPVWECDGIVCTGESYKQVVKLTFFRGASLPDPAGLFNSSLTGNTRRAIDIPEGVEVDADAFTELVRAAVAENHSRSGARKR, from the coding sequence GTGGGCACGGACGGGCAGGCGTCGGGGGCGGCGGCGTCGGAGCTGATCGACGGACGGATCCGCGAGCTGGAGGGGTGGCGCGGGGAGACCCTCGCCCGCATGAGGTCCCTGGTCCTCGCTGCCGATCCGGCGATGGTGGAGTCGTGGAAGTGGAAGGGCACCCCCGTGTGGGAGTGCGACGGCATCGTCTGCACGGGCGAGTCGTACAAACAGGTCGTGAAGCTGACGTTCTTCCGCGGCGCGTCGCTCCCCGACCCGGCGGGCCTCTTCAACTCGAGCCTGACGGGCAACACGCGCCGGGCGATCGACATCCCCGAGGGCGTCGAGGTCGACGCCGACGCCTTCACGGAGCTCGTGCGGGCCGCCGTCGCGGAGAACCACTCCCGGTCGGGGGCGCGGAAGCGGTAG
- a CDS encoding cupin domain-containing protein has protein sequence MTEPDVHHLDDAGGIPNSRLPVLRHRGVAAARDAGECVALFASHGWRGAWVDGVYPFHHFHSTAHEVLGVVAGTATVILGGPDGIHLDVGRGDVLVLPAGTGHCNAGASADLVVVGAYPGGMGWDLRRGDPAERDEVLANIAAVPVPDTDPVHGAGGPLPRLWRGD, from the coding sequence ATGACGGAACCGGACGTCCACCACCTCGACGACGCCGGGGGGATCCCCAACTCCCGCCTCCCCGTCCTCCGCCACCGCGGCGTCGCGGCGGCACGGGACGCGGGGGAGTGCGTCGCGCTGTTCGCGTCCCACGGATGGCGGGGGGCGTGGGTGGACGGCGTCTACCCCTTCCACCACTTCCACTCCACCGCCCACGAGGTGCTCGGCGTCGTCGCCGGGACCGCGACGGTGATCCTCGGGGGACCCGACGGGATCCACCTCGACGTCGGGCGGGGCGACGTGCTCGTGCTGCCCGCGGGGACCGGGCACTGCAACGCCGGGGCCTCCGCCGACCTCGTCGTCGTCGGCGCCTACCCCGGCGGGATGGGGTGGGACCTCCGCCGCGGCGACCCCGCCGAACGCGACGAGGTGCTCGCCAACATCGCCGCCGTGCCCGTCCCCGACACCGACCCCGTTCACGGTGCCGGCGGGCCTCTCCCCCGCCTCTGGCGGGGCGACTGA